From a region of the Lactuca sativa cultivar Salinas chromosome 4, Lsat_Salinas_v11, whole genome shotgun sequence genome:
- the LOC111911309 gene encoding RNA-binding KH domain-containing protein RCF3 yields MAGQRSSHGKRSHSQSDYSDHGRSKRHNNSDDRGGQNSIGSDDTVYRYLCPSKRIGSIMGRGGDIIKQLRSESKSKIRIGETVSGCDERVVTIHSTSDETNDFDDPDERVCPAMDALFKVYDRVVADDLADDMDPEETPQVTVRLLVPSDQIGCVIGKGGQIVQTIRTDTGAQIRIMKDNHLPACALSSDELVQISGEASIVRKALFQIATRLHDNPSRSQHLLSSSTPNANNAYHSGGSLMGGTPGGAPIMGLAPLMGAYGGYKGESGGEWARGFYPGPREDSSPREFHLRLICPTGNIGGVIGKGGAIINQIRQETGAAIKVDNSATEADDCIISISAKEAFEDAFSPAIEAALRLQPRCSERVERDSGLISFTTRLLVPTSRIGCLIGKGGAIITEIRRITKANIRILSKENLPKVADRDDEMVQISADLDLAKDALLQVTSRLRANLFEREGALSTFVPVLPYLPVAPDVADVGKYESRDSSKGHHGRGHSYSSGGYNNNSNNNNNNHNNASTDLPPGDAYGSYGGSLQGRSGGDSYGAYGSYSSGRSGSSGLSRRDNNPSSRRRDYGY; encoded by the exons ATGGCTGGGCAAAGAAGTAGTCATGGAAAACGTTCACATTCTCAATCTGATTACAGTGATCATGGAAGAAGCAAGAGGCATAACAACAGTGATGATAGAGGAGGACAAAATTCTATTGGCTCAGATGACACTGTGTATCGCTACTTATGTCCTAGTAAGCGAATCGGAAGCATAATGGGAAGAGGTGGTGATATAATCAAGCAATTAAGATCCGAAAGCAAGTCAAAAATCAGAATTGGAGAAACAGTTTCAGGGTGTGATGAACGTGTGGTGACTATCCATAGCACGAGTGATGAAACAAATGATTTTGATGATCCTGATGAACGAGTGTGTCCAGCAATGGATGCTCTTTTCAAAGTCTATGATAGAGTTGTTGCTGATGACCTGGCAGATGACATGGATCCTGAAGAAACACCACAAGTTACAGTTCGCCTTCTTGTCCCTTCAGATCAAATTGGATGTGTTATTGGAAAAGGTGGACAGATTGTTCAAACTATACGAACTGATACTGGTGCTCAGATTCGGATCATGAAAGATAATCACCTGCCTGCTTGTGCATTAAGCAGTGATGAACTTGTGCAG ATATCAGGTGAAGCATCTATAGTAAGAAAAGCACTCTTCCAAATAGCAACACGCCTCCATGACAACCCATCAAGATCTCAACACCTGCTATCTTCTTCCACACCTAATGCTAATAATGCATACCATTCTGGTGGGTCCCTCATGGGGGGTACACCTGGGGGGGCACCAATCATGGGTTTGGCCCCACTTATGGGTGCATATGGTGGTTACAAGGGTGAAAGTGGTGGTGAATGGGCACGTGGGTTTTACCCGGGCCCACGTGAGGATTCTTCTCCAAGGGAATTTCATCTTCGTTTGATTTGCCCAACTGGAAACATTGGTGGTGTCATAGGAAAAGGTGGTGCTATAATTAATCAAATTAGACAGGAAACTGGTGCAGCTATTAAAGTTGATAATTCAGCTACTGAAGCAGATGATTGCATAATATCTATTTCAgccaaagag GCATTTGAAGATGCGTTTTCTCCAGCTATAGAAGCTGCATTACGTTTGCAACCAAGGTGTagtgagagagtagagagagattCAGGTCTAATTTCATTCACCACTCGATTACTTGTCCCAACTTCTCGAATCGGATGCCTTATTGGAAAAGGAGGAGCAATAATCACAGAAATAAGAAGAATTACAAAAGCAAATATTCGAATACTTTCCAAAGAGAATCTCCCAAAAGTTGCAGACCGTGATGATGAGATGGTACAG ATTTCTGCAGATCTTGATCTTGCAAAGGACGCACTGTTACAAGTGACATCAAGGTTAAGGGCAAATCTATTTGAAAGAGAAGGGGCATTATCGACATTTGTCCCAGTTCTTCCATATCTTCCTGTAGCACCTGATGTGGCTGATGTTGGAAAGTATGAAAGTAGAGATTCTTCAAAAGGACATCATGGAAGAGGACATTCTTATTCTTCTGGtggatataataataatagtaataataataataataatcataataatgcaTCTACTGATTTGCCACCTGGCGATGCATATGGAAGCTATGGTGGTAGCTTACAg ggACGAAGTGGTGGTGATTCGTATGGAGCGTATGGTAGCTATTCTTCAGGTCGCAGTGGTAGTTCTGG GTTATCAAGGCGAGATAATAACCCTAGTTCTAGGCGGAGGGATTATGGTTATTGA